A single region of the Ziziphus jujuba cultivar Dongzao chromosome 10, ASM3175591v1 genome encodes:
- the LOC107412038 gene encoding probable E3 ubiquitin-protein ligase LUL4 — translation MGLSLSRRIRRRRRNQENDQDHHHHHNQQQQQQRQPQSLPFRSQFSSLHPPSSSSSSSSSSSSSPPPPPPPPPLYPLPLPPPTPTPTPPPPPPLPYRFTATTSRFVILAPPPPPGSTLPPRSPIHLPRSPPSPSSPLPPSPLPPPPPPPPPPPLASNLVSLPPPPPPPFPMVDFLETLPHPSSSSWDFDLWDLRTTTPCSSSSSSSSPQPSYFYAVNSIPVSSVASDSRNYSQPMLLLANPRNGFDGDHSVMVSTSHPQPPCVSAKKINNYVVLHKDTIKLVMDAKDFGNYLVSFTFDAIVDGSITIFFFAKEEGNCTFTPLYPECCVPRKIPFQKGLSQKFFQPSGTGIDLGFFDIDELSSFQEGIVPLVIHVETCLLSLSADAQSIQPLQTMSAAAQVTQAILEKNNEGQFRVRVVEQIVWVDGVSYELLELYGIGPLGEAGADDNEPGKECVICMAKPKDTTILPCRHMCMCSDCAETLRTRSDRCPICRQFIEQLVVMKADKVLS, via the exons ATGGGTCTCTCGCTaagtagaagaataagaagaaggaggagaaaTCAAGAAAACGACCAagaccatcaccaccaccataaccaacaacaacaacaacaacgacaaCCCCAATCTCTTCCTTTCCGTTCACAGTTTTCTTCTTTACATcctccttcatcttcatcttcatcttcatcttcttcttcttcttctcctcctcctcctcctcctcctcctcctctttaTCCTCTTCCTCTGCCTCCTCCTACTCCTACTCctactcctcctcctcctccgccTCTTCCATATCGTTTTACTGCTACTACTTCACGTTTTGTTATACTCGCTCCTCCTCCACCACCAGGTTCAACTCTGCCACCTCGAAGTCCTATTCATCTTCCTCGTTCCCCTCCTTCTCCTTCTAGTCCTCTGCCGCCGTCGCCgctgccaccaccaccaccacctcctcctcctcctcctctggCTTCGAATTTAGtctctcttcctcctcctcctcctcctccttttcCTATGGTTGATTTCTTAGAGACGCTTCCCCATCCTTCATCGTCTTCTTGGGATTTCGATTTATGGGACTTACGAACTACTActccttgttcttcttcttcttcttcgtcttcacCACAGCCAAGTTATTTCTACGCTGTCAATTCGATTCCAGTTAGTTCGGTTGCCTCTGATTCCCGCAATTACTCACAACCCATGTTGCTTCTTGCCAATCCACGTAATGGGTTTGATGGGGATCATTCTGTGATGGTGTCCACCTCTCATCCACAACCTCCATGTGTGAGTGCCAAGAAGATTAACAATTATGTTGTTTTGCATAAGGATACCATCAAGCTTGTTATGGATGCTAAAGATTTTGGCAATTATTTGGTGTCTTTCACTTTTGATGCTATTGTTGATGGCAG TATCaccatatttttctttgctaagGAAGAGGGAAACTGCACATTCACTCCATTATACCCTGAATGTTGTGTGCCAAGGAAAATCCCCTTTCAAAAAGGTCTAAGTCAGAAATTTTTTCAGCCTTCTGGAACTGGCATTGACCTAGGTTTCTTTGATATCGATGAACTATCAAGTTTCCAAGAAGGCATTGTCCCACTTGTTATCCATGTTGAAACATGCTTGCTGTCTCTCTCAGCTGATGCACAATCCATTCAACCTTTGCAGACTATGTCTGCTGCCGCGCAGGTTACTCAAGCTATATTGGAGAAGAATAATGAGGGCCAGTTTCGAGTTAGGGTGGTTGAGCAGATCGTCTGGGTTGATGGGGTTAGCTATGAGCTACTTGAACTTTATGGAATTGGCCCCTTAGGTGAAGCAGGTGCTGATGACAATGAACCAGGGAAAGAGTGTGTCATATGTATGGCTAAGCCAAAGGACACAACTATTTTGCCTTGTCGACATATG TGCATGTGCAGTGACTGTGCAGAAACATTGAGGACCCGTTCGGATAGGTGTCCCATATGCCGCCAATTCATTGAACAACTCGTAGTGATGAAGGCTGATAAAG TATTGTCCTAG